A single region of the Nitrospirota bacterium genome encodes:
- the nuoK gene encoding NADH-quinone oxidoreductase subunit NuoK, which translates to MVPLEWYIWLSTVVFGIGVFGFLARRNIIIMFISIELMLNAVNMSLVSFGTHLHDLRGQILSFFVITVAAAEAAIGLAIIIALFRNKATAHVDDMTEMKG; encoded by the coding sequence ATGGTCCCATTAGAATGGTATATATGGCTTTCGACGGTTGTTTTTGGAATAGGGGTCTTTGGCTTTCTCGCAAGAAGAAACATAATAATCATGTTCATATCTATCGAGTTGATGCTGAATGCCGTAAACATGAGCTTGGTCTCATTCGGCACACACCTTCATGACCTCCGTGGCCAGATTCTGAGTTTCTTTGTGATTACGGTTGCCGCTGCAGAGGCCGCAATTGGCCTTGCAATAATCATTGCCTTATTCCGTAATAAGGCAACCGCACATGTGGATGATATGACCGAGATGAAGGGGTAA
- the nuoI gene encoding NADH-quinone oxidoreductase subunit NuoI — MKFKEIVKTVFFTEILKGMALTFKSMLTHAVTRQYPEEKRPAFPGFRGLHAFAIEPSTGKEKCIACGLCAAVCPSKCIYIYTKEGEDGRKVPEKYEIEILRCIYCAFCVEACPVGAIVLTEHFEYSDYSKEALYMTKEKLISNWNKYMAGEKGKQYFEKFWHPTLNDYREYEGQPVFRKKEG; from the coding sequence ATGAAATTCAAAGAGATTGTAAAGACAGTATTCTTCACGGAAATCCTTAAGGGCATGGCACTGACATTTAAGTCCATGCTCACACATGCAGTTACAAGACAATACCCTGAGGAGAAAAGGCCTGCTTTTCCAGGCTTTAGGGGACTCCATGCATTCGCTATAGAGCCATCTACTGGAAAAGAAAAATGTATTGCATGTGGTCTCTGTGCCGCAGTATGTCCCTCAAAGTGTATCTACATCTACACAAAAGAAGGCGAGGATGGCAGAAAGGTTCCTGAAAAATACGAGATTGAAATCTTGAGGTGCATTTACTGTGCCTTCTGCGTTGAGGCATGTCCTGTTGGTGCAATTGTCCTCACAGAGCATTTTGAGTATTCGGACTATTCGAAAGAGGCACTCTATATGACAAAGGAAAAGCTGATTTCCAACTGGAATAAATATATGGCAGGCGAAAAGGGCAAGCAGTACTTCGAAAAATTCTGGCATCCCACTCTTAACGATTACAGGGAATACGAGGGCCAGCCTGTATTTAGAAAGAAAGAGGGTTAA
- a CDS encoding NADH-quinone oxidoreductase subunit J, which produces MASQAIFIYLAIAIIALSVTVITRKNPVHSIVFMLLLFFHIAGLYLTLNAEFLAAIQVIVYAGAILVLFLFVVLMLNLKEEVIERRYIGLWPLGLLLAVALLGTVLTTLKSISTGTKGIFSPELLKSETPTKVLAEVLYTEYLFPFEIASVVLLVAIVGAIVLAKKRLKS; this is translated from the coding sequence ATGGCATCACAGGCAATTTTTATCTACCTTGCGATTGCTATAATTGCGCTTTCGGTTACAGTTATAACGAGGAAAAACCCTGTTCATAGCATAGTCTTCATGCTCCTTCTTTTCTTCCATATAGCAGGGCTTTACCTAACCCTGAATGCAGAGTTCCTTGCCGCAATACAGGTAATCGTTTATGCAGGAGCCATACTTGTGCTTTTCCTCTTTGTCGTGCTGATGTTAAACCTCAAAGAGGAGGTAATCGAGCGAAGATACATTGGCTTATGGCCGCTGGGGCTTCTGCTTGCAGTTGCGCTCTTAGGGACAGTGCTGACAACCCTGAAATCCATTTCAACAGGCACTAAAGGAATCTTTAGCCCCGAGCTTCTTAAGAGCGAGACCCCTACGAAGGTATTGGCAGAGGTGCTTTATACAGAGTATCTGTTTCCGTTTGAGATAGCATCCGTGGTGCTTCTTGTGGCAATAGTGGGCGCAATCGTTCTTGCAAAGAAAAGACTTAAATCATGA
- the nuoH gene encoding NADH-quinone oxidoreductase subunit NuoH codes for MNIVFIVIKIAIVVGIVMAHVAYATYFERKAIGHMQVRLGPMRVGPHGILQPIADFVKLFFKEDIIPAQADKPIFYIAPVIAVFATMSSLAVIPFFEGFAIANINIGLLFIFAMSSLGAYGIVLAGWSSNSKYSFLGGLRSSAQVISYEIAMGLSLVGVMMMAGSLNLSDIVKAQSAYPLKMYLIPQFLGFFVFLVSAVAETNRTPFDLPEAESEIVAGYFVEYSGMRFALFYAAEYIGMIIMSSIATVCFLGGWNGPFEIPYIPFAWFAVKVYVLIFFYYWIRATVPRYRYDQLMAIGWKVLIPLALLNIVITGFIKVMRG; via the coding sequence ATAAATATAGTTTTTATCGTTATTAAAATAGCCATCGTAGTAGGGATTGTAATGGCTCATGTTGCCTATGCCACATATTTTGAAAGAAAAGCTATAGGCCATATGCAGGTAAGATTGGGACCTATGAGGGTTGGCCCTCATGGCATTCTTCAGCCAATAGCGGATTTCGTAAAGCTCTTCTTTAAGGAGGACATAATCCCTGCTCAGGCAGACAAGCCGATATTTTACATTGCACCTGTAATAGCTGTTTTTGCGACCATGTCTTCGCTTGCAGTGATACCCTTTTTTGAGGGTTTTGCAATCGCTAACATCAACATAGGACTTCTTTTTATATTTGCAATGTCCTCCTTAGGAGCATATGGTATAGTGCTTGCAGGCTGGTCATCCAACTCGAAGTATTCCTTCTTAGGCGGGCTAAGGTCATCGGCACAGGTAATAAGCTATGAGATAGCCATGGGGTTAAGCCTCGTCGGCGTTATGATGATGGCAGGCAGTCTTAACCTCTCAGACATAGTAAAGGCTCAGAGCGCATATCCACTTAAGATGTATCTTATCCCTCAGTTTCTGGGTTTCTTTGTTTTCTTGGTTTCCGCAGTGGCTGAGACAAACAGGACCCCATTTGACCTTCCCGAGGCTGAAAGCGAGATTGTTGCAGGCTATTTCGTGGAATACTCAGGCATGAGGTTTGCCTTGTTTTATGCCGCAGAATATATCGGAATGATTATAATGTCCTCGATTGCAACTGTATGCTTTCTTGGAGGCTGGAACGGACCATTTGAGATTCCGTATATTCCGTTTGCATGGTTTGCAGTAAAGGTTTATGTCCTCATATTCTTTTACTACTGGATAAGGGCAACGGTCCCAAGATACAGGTATGACCAGCTTATGGCTATAGGGTGGAAGGTCCTGATACCGCTTGCACTTTTAAATATCGTCATCACAGGCTTTATAAAGGTTATGAGGGGTTGA